One stretch of Streptomyces sp. R21 DNA includes these proteins:
- a CDS encoding ATP-binding protein: MGRGKLRIYLGAAPGVGKTYAMLSEAHRRVERGTDCVVAFVEHHHRPRTEVMLHGLEQVPRKEIDYRGSVFTEMDVDAVLARRPAVALVDELAHTNIPGSRNDKRWQDVEELLAAGIDVVSTVNIQHLESLGDVVESITGVRQRETVPDEVVRRADQIELVDMSPPALRRRMAHGNIYKPDKVDAALSNYFRPGNLTALRELALLWVADRVDEYLTEYRSEHRVSKIWGSRERIVVGLTGGPEGRTLIRRAARLAEKGAGGEVLAVYIARSDGLTSASPKELAVQRTLVEDLGGTFHHVVGDDIPAALLDFARGVNATQIVLGSSRRKTWQYVFGPGVGATVARDSGPDLDVHIVTHEEVAKGRGLPVTRGARLGRARIIWGWLVGLAGPVVLTVLLSTVHLGLANDVLLFLTLTVAAALLGGLFPALASAAFGSLLLNWYFTPPVHRITIADPKNVLALAIFVGVGVSVASVVDLAARRTHQAARLRAESEILSFLAGSVLRGETSLEALLERVRETFGMESVALLERVSDVEPWTCAGSVGTRPQVERPEDADVDMPVGDHMALALSGRVLPASDRRVLAAFAAQAAVVLDRQRLQHEADQARTLAEGNRIRTALLAAVSHDLRTPLAGIKAAVSSLRSDDVSWSEEDQAELLAGIEDGADRLDHLVGNLLDMSRLQTGTVSPLIREIDLDEVVPMALGGVPEDSVDLEIPETLPMVAVDPGLLERSVANLVENAVKYSPAGEQVLVAASAMADRVEVRVVDRGPGVPDEAKDRIFAPFQRYGDAPRGAGVGLGLAVARGFAEAMGGTLNAEDTPGGGLTMVLTLRAAGGRPDLATAAETAATAVTVGTAGTAGTAERHTR; the protein is encoded by the coding sequence ATGGGACGCGGCAAGCTTCGGATCTATCTCGGTGCGGCACCGGGCGTGGGCAAGACGTACGCGATGCTGTCGGAGGCGCATCGTCGTGTGGAGCGGGGTACGGACTGTGTGGTCGCTTTCGTGGAGCATCACCACCGGCCGCGTACCGAGGTGATGCTGCACGGTCTGGAGCAGGTGCCGCGCAAGGAGATCGACTACCGGGGTTCGGTGTTCACGGAGATGGACGTGGACGCGGTGCTGGCCCGGCGGCCCGCCGTTGCGCTGGTGGACGAGCTGGCGCACACGAACATTCCCGGGTCCCGTAATGACAAGCGGTGGCAGGACGTGGAGGAGTTGCTGGCGGCCGGTATCGATGTCGTGTCGACGGTCAATATCCAGCATCTGGAGTCGCTGGGTGACGTGGTGGAGTCGATCACCGGGGTGCGGCAGCGGGAGACGGTGCCGGACGAGGTGGTGCGGCGGGCGGATCAGATCGAGTTGGTCGACATGTCGCCGCCGGCGCTGCGTCGGCGGATGGCGCACGGCAACATCTACAAGCCGGACAAGGTCGATGCGGCGCTGTCGAACTATTTCCGGCCGGGGAATCTGACGGCGTTGCGGGAGTTGGCGCTGTTGTGGGTGGCCGACCGGGTGGACGAGTACCTGACGGAGTACCGCAGTGAGCACCGGGTGTCGAAGATCTGGGGTTCGCGGGAGCGGATCGTGGTCGGGCTGACCGGGGGTCCGGAGGGGCGGACGCTGATCCGGCGGGCCGCGCGGCTCGCGGAGAAGGGTGCGGGCGGTGAGGTGCTCGCCGTGTATATCGCCCGCAGTGACGGGCTGACGTCCGCTTCGCCGAAGGAGCTGGCTGTCCAGCGGACCCTGGTCGAGGACCTCGGCGGCACCTTCCACCACGTCGTCGGCGACGACATCCCGGCCGCGCTCCTCGACTTCGCACGCGGCGTCAACGCCACACAGATCGTCCTCGGCTCCTCGCGCCGCAAGACCTGGCAGTACGTCTTCGGGCCGGGCGTCGGCGCGACGGTGGCCCGCGACTCCGGCCCCGACCTCGACGTCCACATCGTCACGCACGAGGAGGTCGCCAAGGGGCGCGGCCTTCCGGTTACCCGGGGCGCGCGGCTCGGGCGGGCCCGGATCATCTGGGGCTGGCTGGTGGGGCTGGCCGGCCCGGTGGTACTCACGGTGCTGCTGAGCACTGTTCACCTCGGTCTGGCCAACGACGTGCTGCTGTTCCTGACGCTGACGGTGGCGGCGGCGCTGCTCGGCGGTCTCTTCCCGGCGCTGGCCTCGGCGGCGTTCGGTTCCCTGCTGCTGAACTGGTACTTCACGCCGCCGGTGCACCGCATCACGATCGCCGACCCGAAGAACGTGCTCGCGCTGGCGATCTTCGTGGGGGTCGGGGTGTCGGTCGCGTCGGTGGTGGACCTGGCGGCCCGGCGTACGCATCAGGCGGCCCGGCTGCGCGCCGAGTCGGAGATCCTCTCCTTCCTCGCGGGCAGCGTGCTGCGCGGCGAGACCAGCCTGGAGGCCCTCCTCGAGCGGGTCCGGGAGACCTTCGGGATGGAGTCGGTGGCCCTGCTGGAGCGGGTGAGCGACGTCGAGCCGTGGACCTGCGCGGGCAGCGTCGGCACACGCCCGCAGGTCGAGCGGCCCGAGGACGCCGACGTGGACATGCCCGTCGGCGACCACATGGCGCTCGCGCTGTCCGGCCGGGTGCTGCCGGCCTCGGACCGCCGGGTACTGGCCGCGTTCGCCGCCCAGGCCGCCGTGGTCCTGGACCGCCAGCGCCTCCAGCACGAGGCCGACCAGGCCCGCACGCTCGCCGAGGGCAACCGCATCCGCACGGCCCTGCTGGCCGCCGTGAGCCATGATCTGCGCACCCCGCTCGCGGGCATCAAGGCCGCCGTGTCCTCGCTGCGCTCCGACGACGTGTCCTGGTCGGAGGAGGACCAGGCGGAGCTGCTGGCCGGCATCGAGGACGGCGCCGACCGCCTCGACCACCTGGTGGGCAACCTGCTCGACATGTCCCGCCTCCAGACCGGCACGGTCAGTCCGCTGATCCGCGAGATCGACCTCGACGAGGTGGTGCCGATGGCGCTCGGCGGCGTACCCGAGGACAGCGTCGACCTGGAGATCCCGGAGACCCTGCCCATGGTGGCGGTGGACCCGGGGCTGCTGGAGCGGTCTGTCGCCAATCTCGTCGAGAACGCCGTCAAGTACAGCCCCGCCGGCGAACAGGTCCTGGTGGCGGCGAGCGCCATGGCCGATCGGGTGGAGGTGCGGGTCGTGGACCGCGGCCCCGGGGTTCCCGACGAGGCCAAGGACCGCATCTTCGCGCCCTTCCAGCGCTACGGCGACGCCCCGCGCGGCGCCGGCGTCGGCCTCGGCCTCGCGGTCGCCCGCGGCTTCGCCGAAGCCATGGGCGGCACACTGAACGCCGAGGACACCCCCGGCGGCGGACTCACCATGGTGCTCACGCTCCGCGCCGCGGGCGGCCGGCCGGACCTCGCCACCGCGGCAGAGACGGCAGCGACAGCAGTGACGGTAGGGACAGCAGGGACAGCAGGAACAGCAGAAAGGCACACCAGATGA
- a CDS encoding ABC transporter ATP-binding protein, giving the protein MHQTVTETMVRVENVHRSYGTGAAAVHALRGVSFDIPRGELVALKGRSGSGKTTLLNLVGGLDEPDRGRITVDGLDMSGLGENGLLELRRDRIGFVFQSFGLIPILTAAENVGVPMRLRRAAPREREERVELLLSLVGLADHAEQRPGELSGGQQQRVAIARALANNPSLLIADEPTGQLDAETGLAVMELLRAVVRSEQVTALVATHDANLLGLADRVLELSDGEIVGS; this is encoded by the coding sequence ATGCACCAGACAGTCACCGAGACCATGGTGCGCGTGGAGAACGTGCACCGGTCCTACGGCACCGGAGCCGCCGCCGTCCATGCGCTGCGCGGCGTCTCCTTCGACATACCACGGGGTGAACTCGTCGCCCTCAAGGGACGCTCGGGCTCCGGCAAGACCACCCTGCTCAACCTCGTCGGAGGGCTCGACGAACCGGACCGGGGGCGGATCACCGTCGACGGGCTCGACATGTCCGGGCTCGGCGAGAACGGGCTCCTGGAGCTGCGCCGGGACCGGATCGGCTTCGTCTTCCAGTCCTTCGGGCTGATCCCCATCCTCACGGCCGCCGAGAACGTCGGCGTGCCGATGCGGCTGCGCCGGGCCGCGCCCCGGGAACGCGAGGAGCGCGTCGAGCTGCTGCTCTCCCTCGTCGGCCTCGCCGATCATGCCGAGCAGCGGCCGGGCGAGCTCTCCGGCGGCCAGCAGCAGCGGGTGGCCATCGCCCGCGCGCTCGCCAACAACCCCTCGCTCCTCATCGCCGACGAACCGACGGGGCAGCTCGACGCCGAGACCGGACTCGCCGTGATGGAGCTGCTGCGCGCGGTCGTCCGCAGCGAGCAGGTCACGGCGCTGGTCGCCACCCACGACGCGAACCTGCTCGGCCTCGCCGACCGCGTCCTCGAACTGAGCGACGGGGAGATCGTCGGGTCCTGA
- a CDS encoding alginate lyase family protein encodes MRRTAARTPRRAALLATATALLAGALAWPAAHRADAAPSTFAHPGVTVSRAQLDFARTKVNAGAQPWKGAYDQMMASKYADLNRTPKPRATVECGSYSNPDYGCTDERQDAMAAYTDALAWYITRDERYAKKSIALMDAWSAVIKEHTNSNAPLQTGWAGSSWPKAAEIIKYTYTGSWANSGRFATMLRDVYLPEIINGSNSNGNWELSMTEAAVGISVFLEDKTSYDKAMAKFRTRTAAYVYLSSDGELPKTVPSQHLDTKAKVVNYWQGQSTFVTGLTQETCRDFTHTGYGISAISHVAETSRIQGQDLYGTDVGERLRQALGFQARYQLGEAAPSWLCGGSLNLGLGPVTEVGYNALHNRLGIAMTNTQKLTLQSRPAGTNNLFVAWETLTHGDNPS; translated from the coding sequence ATGCGCCGTACCGCTGCCCGTACCCCACGCCGTGCCGCCCTCCTCGCGACCGCCACCGCACTGCTCGCGGGCGCCCTCGCCTGGCCCGCCGCCCACCGGGCCGACGCCGCCCCCAGCACCTTCGCCCATCCCGGAGTCACCGTCTCCAGAGCGCAGTTGGACTTCGCGCGCACCAAGGTCAACGCCGGCGCCCAGCCCTGGAAGGGCGCGTACGACCAGATGATGGCGAGCAAGTACGCCGACCTGAACCGCACGCCCAAGCCCCGGGCCACCGTCGAGTGCGGCTCCTACTCGAACCCCGACTACGGCTGCACCGACGAGCGCCAGGACGCCATGGCCGCGTACACCGACGCCCTCGCCTGGTACATCACGCGCGACGAGCGGTACGCGAAGAAGTCCATCGCGCTGATGGACGCGTGGTCCGCCGTGATCAAGGAGCACACCAACAGCAACGCGCCGCTGCAGACCGGCTGGGCGGGCTCCTCCTGGCCCAAGGCCGCCGAGATCATCAAGTACACGTACACGGGGAGCTGGGCGAACTCCGGCCGCTTCGCGACCATGCTCCGCGACGTCTACCTCCCCGAGATCATCAACGGCTCGAACTCCAACGGCAATTGGGAGCTGTCGATGACGGAGGCCGCAGTCGGCATCTCCGTCTTCCTGGAGGACAAGACGTCGTACGACAAGGCCATGGCGAAGTTCCGGACGCGTACGGCCGCGTACGTCTATCTGTCCTCGGACGGCGAACTGCCGAAGACCGTGCCGAGCCAGCACCTCGACACCAAGGCGAAGGTCGTCAACTACTGGCAGGGGCAGTCCACTTTCGTCACCGGGCTCACTCAGGAGACCTGTCGCGACTTCACTCACACCGGGTACGGGATTTCGGCGATCTCGCACGTCGCCGAGACCAGTCGCATCCAGGGGCAGGACCTGTACGGCACCGACGTCGGCGAGCGGCTGCGGCAGGCACTCGGATTCCAGGCCAGGTACCAGCTGGGCGAGGCCGCACCGAGCTGGCTGTGCGGCGGATCGCTGAACCTGGGCCTCGGGCCCGTCACCGAGGTCGGCTACAACGCCCTGCACAACCGCCTCGGCATCGCGATGACCAACACCCAGAAGCTCACACTGCAGAGCCGCCCGGCCGGCACCAACAACCTGTTCGTCGCCTGGGAGACGCTCACGCACGGGGACAACCCGAGCTGA